The following proteins are co-located in the Osmia lignaria lignaria isolate PbOS001 chromosome 12, iyOsmLign1, whole genome shotgun sequence genome:
- the LOC117602877 gene encoding pre-mRNA-splicing factor ISY1 homolog, which yields MARNAEKAMTTLARWRAAQSNEGARKEQERRPYLASECRDLRKAEKWRMQIIREIAKKVAQIQNAGLGEFRIRDLNDEINKLLREKRHWEAQIKELGGPDYSRVGPRMLDHEGREVPGNRGYKYFGAAKELPGVRELFEQEPPPPPRKTRAELMKDIDADYYGYRDDDDGILLPLEQKAEQEARQKAVDEWLAENEKKSEEEDEEIETTAQKAIPSQQDIQEALLVRKKQELLEKYVL from the exons ATG GCGCGAAATGCAGAAAAGGCTAT GACCACGCTCGCTCGATGGAGAGCAGCACAAAGCAACGAAGGAGCTAGAAAAGAACAAGAAAGAAGACCATACTTAGCTTCTGAATGCAGAGACTTACGGAAGGCAGAGAAGTGGAGGATGCAGATAATCAGAGAAATCGCTAAGAAAGTTGCACAGATACAAAATGCCGGTCTTGGAGAGTTTCGTATCCGAGACTTGAACgacgaaattaataaattattaagagAAAAACGGCATTGGGAGGCTCAAATAAAGGAATTGGGTGGTCCTGATTACTCTAGAGTTGGACCGCGTATGTTAGACCATGAAGGTCGTGAG GTACCTGGAAATCGTGGTTACAAGTATTTTGGAGCAGCAAAGGAGTTGCCAGGAGTCAGAGAATTGTTCGAACAAGAACCACCGCCTCCTCCACGTAAAACACGTGCGGAGTTAATGAAGGACATCGACGCTGATTACTATGGTTACAGAGACGACGACGATGGAATTTTACTACCTTTAGAACAGAAAGCCGAACAAGAAGCAAGACAAAAAGCAGTAGATGAATGGCTAGCGGAGAACGAAAAGAAATCAGAGGAGGAAGACGAAGAAATCGAAACAACCGCTCAGAAAGCGATACCCTCTCAGCAAGATATTCAGGAAGCGTTACTCGTAAGAAAAAAGCAAGAACTATTAGAGAAATATGTACTTTGA
- the Syt14 gene encoding synaptotagmin 14 isoform X6 — MLKLGLLAVLLFCSAMAEKCEDNNQEQCPATTSAPLDQDKDWSKASTVYDFHARDIHGNDVSLDKYRGHVCIIVNVASQCGLTDTNYKELVQLYEKYSEKEGLKILAFPSNQFGSQEPGSSEQILDFIQKYNVTFDVFEKIDVNGDNAHPLWKWLKTQASGFMTDNIKWNFTKFIINKEGKVVSRFAPTTDPLQMESELKKYF; from the exons ATGTTGA aaTTAGGACTTTTGGCGGTACTACTTTTCTGTAGTGCTATGGCAGAAAAGTGTGAAGATAACAATCAGGAACAGTGTCCAGCTACAACTTCAGCACCCTTGGATCAGGACAAAGACTGGAGCAAAGCCTCTACAGTTTATGATTTCCATGCTCGAGATATTCATGGCAATGATGTGTCCTTAGACAAATATCGTGGTCATGTTTGTATAATTGTTAATGTAGCCAGCCAATGTGGCTTAACAGACACAAATTACAAAGAGCTGGTACAGTTGTATGAAAAGTACAGCGAGAAGGAAGGCTTGAAGATCCTTGCCTTCCCATCTAATCAGTTTGGTAGCCAAGAACCAGGAAGCTCAGAGCAGATCTTAGATTTTATTCAGAAATACAATGTTACTTTTGATGTTTTTGAGAAGATTGATGTTAATGGAGATAATGCTCATCCCTTATGGAAATGGCTGAAGACACAGGCCAGTGGATTTATGACAGACAACATCAAATGGAACTTCACCAAATTTATCATAAACAAAGAAGGAAAAGTTGTATCTAGATTCGCGCCGACGACCGATCCCCTGCAAATGGAATCCgaattgaagaaatatttttaa